A genomic window from Pseudogulbenkiania sp. MAI-1 includes:
- a CDS encoding heme biosynthesis HemY N-terminal domain-containing protein — translation MKFVLWITGLFALAVLVGLASTLNTGYAILFLPPYRLEVSFNLLIVAVILLIVVAHLVLRLIGLATGLPEEVRRFQRQKKLKAARHALREAGIAFFEGRFQRAEREAVRALADESAPENKALALLMAARSAAAMQDLEKRDGYLAQLDALPERLQLARHMLDAELKLEAKDTLGALSAIERARAISPNLTNALKLELKVRLLQKQPEAVLALTEKLLKAEALEPDRARRYRLAAYTQQLDGFAQGQEIRDWLRRVPEVERQNPVLVGRIVERLIVLGEADYAATLIAGALGDDEQATPELARELGQLAEHLSAEKRLELLKEAEGWLKQRPRDHLLLLALGRLALAQQLWGKAQSYLEASASIEPTLCAHAELSRLFTAIDKPELAERHYQQSLELALQQGC, via the coding sequence GTGAAATTCGTGCTGTGGATTACCGGCCTGTTTGCGCTGGCCGTGCTGGTGGGGCTCGCCTCCACGCTGAATACCGGCTACGCCATCCTGTTCCTGCCGCCGTACCGGCTGGAAGTGTCGTTCAACCTGCTGATCGTGGCGGTGATCCTGCTGATCGTGGTGGCGCACCTGGTGCTGCGGCTGATCGGGCTGGCCACCGGCCTGCCCGAGGAAGTGCGCCGTTTCCAGCGCCAGAAGAAGCTGAAGGCGGCGCGCCACGCGCTGCGCGAGGCCGGCATCGCCTTCTTCGAGGGGCGGTTCCAGCGCGCCGAGCGCGAAGCGGTGCGGGCGCTGGCCGACGAGTCGGCGCCGGAGAACAAGGCGTTGGCGCTGTTGATGGCGGCCCGCTCGGCGGCGGCGATGCAGGACCTCGAGAAGCGCGACGGCTACCTGGCCCAGCTCGACGCCTTGCCGGAGCGGCTGCAGCTGGCGCGCCACATGCTAGACGCCGAGCTGAAGCTGGAAGCCAAGGACACCCTGGGCGCCCTGTCCGCGATCGAGCGCGCGCGCGCCATCTCGCCCAATCTGACCAACGCCCTCAAGCTGGAACTCAAGGTGCGGCTGCTGCAGAAACAGCCGGAAGCGGTGCTGGCGCTGACCGAGAAGCTGCTCAAGGCCGAGGCGCTGGAACCCGACCGCGCGCGGCGCTATCGCCTGGCGGCCTATACCCAGCAGCTGGACGGCTTCGCCCAGGGGCAGGAAATCCGCGACTGGCTGCGCCGGGTGCCGGAGGTGGAACGGCAGAACCCGGTGCTGGTCGGCCGTATCGTGGAGCGGCTGATCGTGTTGGGCGAGGCCGACTACGCCGCCACGCTGATCGCCGGCGCCCTGGGCGACGACGAGCAGGCGACCCCGGAACTCGCGCGCGAGCTGGGCCAGCTGGCCGAGCACCTGTCCGCCGAGAAACGGCTGGAGCTGTTGAAGGAGGCCGAGGGCTGGCTCAAGCAGCGCCCGCGCGATCATTTGCTGTTGCTGGCGCTGGGCCGGTTGGCGCTGGCGCAGCAGCTGTGGGGCAAGGCGCAGAGCTACCTGGAAGCCAGCGCCTCGATCGAGCCGACGCTGTGCGCGCACGCCGAGCTGTCGCGCCTGTTCACCGCCATCGACAAGCCCGAGCTGGCCGAGCGGCATTATCAGCAGAGTCTGGAGCTGGCGTTGCAGCAGGGCTGTTGA
- a CDS encoding pseudouridine synthase yields the protein MELYRLLHQQGFGSRKECRKLIEHGLVELDGDVVDDYRREVDPAALGELVVDGEPWEILDHPLYLLLHKPAGYETSHKPMHNPSVFTLLPWQFSQLGIAAVGRLDVDTTGLLLLTTDGQFVHALTSPKKQVPKCYEVTLKHPVSEALVKHLKAGVFLKDDNEKVAADQVEVVDEITILMTITQGKYHQVKRMIAAAGNRVQDLHRVALGALRLGELDEGEWRHLDAAELAELGFTR from the coding sequence ATGGAACTTTACCGATTGCTACACCAACAGGGCTTCGGCAGCCGCAAGGAATGCCGCAAGCTGATCGAACACGGCCTGGTCGAACTCGACGGCGACGTCGTCGACGACTACCGTCGCGAAGTCGACCCCGCCGCCTTGGGCGAGCTGGTGGTCGACGGCGAACCGTGGGAAATCCTCGACCACCCGCTCTACCTGCTGCTGCACAAGCCCGCCGGCTACGAGACCTCGCACAAGCCGATGCACAACCCCAGCGTGTTCACATTGCTGCCGTGGCAGTTCTCGCAGCTGGGCATCGCCGCCGTAGGCCGGCTCGACGTCGACACCACCGGGCTGTTGCTGCTGACCACCGACGGCCAGTTCGTGCACGCGCTGACCTCGCCCAAGAAGCAGGTGCCCAAGTGCTACGAGGTCACGCTCAAGCACCCGGTGAGCGAGGCGCTGGTCAAGCACCTCAAGGCCGGGGTGTTCCTGAAGGACGACAACGAGAAGGTGGCGGCGGACCAGGTGGAGGTGGTGGACGAGATCACCATCCTGATGACCATCACCCAGGGCAAGTACCACCAGGTCAAGCGCATGATCGCCGCCGCCGGCAACCGCGTGCAGGACCTGCACCGCGTCGCGCTCGGCGCGCTGCGGCTGGGCGAGCTGGACGAGGGCGAGTGGCGCCACCTCGACGCCGCCGAACTCGCCGAACTCGGTTTCACGCGCTGA